The following coding sequences are from one Phycisphaerae bacterium window:
- a CDS encoding S8/S53 family peptidase: MCRGFNFRTVFNGFIVSCVILAVFTSCLAAAGPNSGGQKLVAEIVSKAVQKQRILYKLTTIDEFKQIAGEPLKETKSTIGGIEICELAYSDVFARFAKVKDKSIPFTILQLSGKGMSFDIGKNRQVTLRDTDDLGKIDPFLGVANMSLTKLDLRKHKKILDEMSFDTFTKWPKPNRMPKGFKPERLLEEGKNPGLGVRALHKQGIDGRGVVIAIIDQPLMKDHREYDGKITKYEGVVFQSTTSAMHGTPIVSAAVGEQCGVAPAARVYYYSVPLISLPDNGIYCDIIDKIIEENQNAGASEKVRVVNISSGTFRQQVNFDRWKETFAKAAANGILVVTCDTALLNYGTLDHITDRNADSPSAYKAGKSSGKDSIFLVPAGNRTTASHMAQDAYTFWRQGERSWAAPYLAGLAALAYQVDPEIKPGEIVNLWIDTAIKTNAGYVINPTGFIEAVQKTKPK, encoded by the coding sequence ATGTGTCGCGGTTTTAATTTCAGAACTGTTTTCAATGGGTTTATTGTTTCCTGTGTGATTTTAGCTGTTTTTACGTCCTGTTTGGCCGCTGCAGGGCCGAATAGCGGCGGGCAAAAATTGGTAGCGGAAATTGTATCTAAAGCTGTGCAGAAACAACGAATTTTGTATAAACTTACCACTATCGATGAATTTAAACAAATTGCCGGAGAACCTCTAAAAGAAACAAAAAGCACTATTGGGGGAATAGAAATTTGTGAGCTCGCATATTCAGATGTTTTTGCCAGGTTTGCAAAAGTTAAAGACAAATCCATCCCGTTTACTATCTTACAGTTGTCCGGCAAAGGAATGAGCTTTGATATTGGTAAAAATCGCCAGGTTACGTTAAGGGACACGGATGACCTTGGTAAGATTGACCCCTTCCTGGGAGTGGCGAATATGTCGCTGACTAAGCTCGACTTGAGAAAACATAAAAAAATTCTCGATGAGATGTCTTTTGATACCTTTACAAAGTGGCCCAAGCCAAACAGGATGCCTAAAGGATTTAAACCGGAACGTTTGCTTGAGGAAGGAAAAAATCCGGGACTAGGTGTGCGGGCTCTGCATAAGCAGGGTATCGATGGCAGAGGTGTTGTTATAGCTATAATTGACCAGCCATTGATGAAGGATCACCGGGAGTATGACGGAAAAATCACAAAATATGAAGGAGTTGTCTTTCAAAGTACAACCTCGGCAATGCACGGTACGCCCATAGTCAGTGCTGCGGTTGGCGAACAGTGCGGTGTTGCGCCGGCAGCCAGAGTCTATTATTATTCTGTGCCTCTCATCTCTTTACCGGATAATGGGATTTACTGTGATATTATTGATAAAATTATTGAAGAAAACCAAAACGCAGGCGCTTCAGAAAAAGTTCGGGTGGTAAACATCTCATCAGGGACATTTCGGCAGCAGGTCAACTTTGACAGGTGGAAAGAAACTTTTGCTAAGGCCGCTGCGAATGGTATCCTCGTAGTAACGTGCGACACGGCTCTCTTGAACTACGGGACGCTCGACCATATTACTGACAGGAATGCGGATTCACCATCGGCCTACAAAGCCGGTAAGTCCAGTGGAAAAGATAGTATCTTCCTGGTTCCGGCGGGTAATCGGACAACGGCAAGTCATATGGCTCAGGATGCTTATACCTTTTGGAGACAAGGCGAAAGAAGCTGGGCGGCGCCGTATCTTGCAGGACTTGCTGCCCTCGCTTATCAGGTTGACCCTGAGATTAAGCCCGGCGAAATAGTCAATTTGTGGATTGACACGGCAATAAAAACCAATGCCGGTTACGTTATCAATCCTACAGGCTTTATCGAAGCTGTTCAAAAAACCAAACCAAAGTAA
- the cyaB gene encoding class IV adenylate cyclase — MELMPVEIEAKLKVDSLKEIAEKLDALGAEFGQERLHLDSYFDDANTTFRKSDRCLRLRRQSADNSKRFFLTYKGAKEKDQFKKRQEVEVEVEDGDSAEKLLLLLGYNKVLVFEKKRQIWRFGGCEVALDELPLLGSFVEIEGPDEQKIADVQSNLGLSDLPVILESYASLMAKKLLQLGRKEKEVLL, encoded by the coding sequence ATGGAACTTATGCCCGTTGAGATTGAAGCAAAGCTGAAGGTCGATTCGCTGAAGGAAATAGCGGAAAAGCTGGATGCTCTCGGTGCTGAATTTGGACAGGAGCGGCTGCACTTAGACAGCTACTTTGATGATGCGAACACAACTTTCAGGAAAAGTGACCGCTGTCTCCGCCTGCGGCGGCAGTCGGCCGATAATAGCAAAAGATTTTTTTTGACTTATAAAGGCGCGAAAGAAAAGGACCAGTTCAAAAAAAGGCAGGAAGTTGAAGTCGAAGTCGAAGATGGAGATTCTGCCGAGAAGCTGCTTTTGTTGCTTGGATATAATAAAGTGCTTGTGTTCGAGAAGAAACGTCAAATTTGGCGATTTGGCGGGTGCGAAGTTGCTCTGGATGAACTGCCGTTATTGGGCAGTTTCGTTGAAATAGAAGGGCCTGATGAGCAGAAAATCGCCGACGTGCAAAGCAATTTGGGGCTGTCGGATTTGCCGGTCATTTTGGAAAGCTATGCGTCTTTGATGGCCAAAAAGCTTCTGCAGCTTGGCAGAAAAGAAAAAGAGGTATTGTTATAA
- a CDS encoding diacylglycerol kinase family lipid kinase — protein MKPDDGYIAYILNPKAGATSSKLVGRWFEEYLVKKGYKVRVTLTASLAHACEVATDAAVDYNCAMVVAAGGDGTIREVAHGLEGSDKPLLIVPCGTENLLANELGFDEKLKTIIKAFECGFIRTLDLGNINGKCFTSIAGFGFDGRVVKRVSEQRRGHIDYFDYFWPLWRTFWDYKFESMKVTVDGEEIFNGRGLVFVGNISRYAVGLQILHYADFSDGLLDICIYKCASRLHLVKHSIFTVLKRDVNCSDVIYRQGKEVSVSSDSAAIDTEIDGDPGPALPVQIKVIPRAVNCVVPEGAKPAGIRTRIIRALG, from the coding sequence ATGAAACCAGATGATGGTTATATTGCGTATATCTTAAATCCCAAAGCCGGCGCAACCAGCAGCAAACTGGTCGGTCGATGGTTTGAGGAATACCTTGTCAAAAAAGGATACAAGGTCAGGGTTACTTTGACTGCTTCTTTGGCACATGCCTGTGAAGTGGCTACAGATGCGGCTGTGGATTACAATTGTGCGATGGTTGTCGCTGCCGGTGGTGATGGTACAATCAGGGAGGTTGCGCACGGCCTCGAAGGCAGTGACAAACCGCTGCTGATAGTGCCCTGCGGAACCGAAAATTTACTGGCAAATGAGTTGGGTTTCGATGAAAAATTGAAAACAATAATAAAAGCGTTTGAGTGCGGCTTCATTCGGACTTTAGACTTGGGGAATATAAATGGGAAATGTTTTACTTCGATAGCAGGATTCGGTTTTGACGGCCGAGTAGTCAAACGTGTTAGCGAGCAGCGCAGGGGACATATAGATTACTTCGATTATTTCTGGCCGCTCTGGCGAACGTTCTGGGATTATAAATTCGAATCAATGAAAGTGACCGTGGACGGCGAAGAAATTTTTAACGGCCGGGGCCTGGTTTTTGTCGGAAATATTTCGAGATATGCGGTAGGCCTTCAGATATTGCACTATGCCGATTTCAGTGATGGCTTGCTGGATATATGTATTTATAAATGTGCCTCCCGCCTGCATCTGGTCAAGCATTCGATATTTACGGTCCTCAAGCGAGACGTAAATTGCTCTGATGTTATTTATCGTCAGGGCAAAGAGGTTTCCGTAAGTTCGGATAGTGCCGCCATAGATACCGAAATTGATGGTGACCCCGGCCCCGCTTTACCTGTGCAGATTAAAGTGATACCGCGGGCGGTCAATTGTGTCGTGCCAGAGGGCGCAAAGCCGGCGGGAATAAGAACGAGAATTATCAGGGCATTAGGATGA
- the kdsA gene encoding 3-deoxy-8-phosphooctulonate synthase produces MNKASFKIGNVNIGADAPLFLIAGPCVIESRDICLDIADKIVKIAASTGVGMIFKASFDKANRSSLHSFRGPGLEKGLEILAAVRRETGLPVMTDVHELAQAQAVGKVVDCLQVPAFLCRQTDLLCACAKTGKPVNIKKGQFISPDEMKNAVEKVRSCDNKKIMLTERGTFFGYNRLVNDMTAIVSMKKLGCPVVFDATHSTQQPGGLGNASAGRPEFAPILARAAVAAGADGLFIEVHTDPEKSKSDAASIMPIDWLEDLLKVCKKIFEVVRK; encoded by the coding sequence ATGAATAAAGCAAGTTTCAAAATCGGTAATGTCAATATTGGCGCCGATGCGCCTTTATTTCTAATCGCTGGGCCTTGTGTTATTGAAAGCAGGGACATCTGTCTGGATATCGCGGACAAAATCGTCAAAATCGCCGCAAGCACCGGCGTGGGAATGATTTTCAAGGCGAGCTTCGACAAGGCCAATCGCTCCAGTCTGCATAGTTTCAGAGGCCCGGGTTTGGAAAAGGGACTGGAGATTCTTGCAGCAGTTCGCCGGGAGACTGGTTTGCCTGTTATGACCGATGTGCACGAGCTGGCTCAGGCCCAGGCCGTCGGCAAAGTCGTTGATTGTCTCCAGGTGCCTGCTTTTCTCTGCAGGCAGACCGATTTGCTTTGTGCCTGCGCCAAGACTGGAAAACCTGTGAATATAAAGAAAGGCCAGTTTATCTCGCCCGATGAAATGAAAAATGCCGTCGAGAAGGTTCGCTCCTGCGATAACAAAAAAATTATGCTCACCGAACGCGGAACGTTTTTTGGCTACAATCGGCTCGTCAACGATATGACCGCTATTGTCTCTATGAAAAAGCTTGGCTGTCCCGTTGTCTTCGATGCGACGCACAGCACCCAGCAGCCGGGCGGTCTCGGTAATGCCAGCGCGGGCCGGCCGGAATTCGCCCCAATACTTGCCAGAGCCGCCGTCGCCGCAGGCGCCGATGGGCTTTTCATCGAGGTGCACACCGACCCGGAAAAATCAAAATCCGATGCCGCCAGCATTATGCCCATCGATTGGCTCGAAGATTTATTAAAAGTGTGCAAAAAGATATTCGAGGTCGTCCGGAAGTAG
- a CDS encoding radical SAM protein, with product MAEEKKYLYGPVPSRRLGRSLGVDIVPFKLCSLDCVYCQLGKTTEKTLHRSDFLPVEAVLAELKDKLAAGLEADFITIGGSGEPTLHSRLGELIDGIKKITAIPVAILTNGTMLYKPDVRADCAKADVVLPSLDAGDEQTYQRINRPHSGLSIERLISGLCALRDEFQGQIWLEVFLIEGFNTDNQQIAKIKSAIDRIHPDKVQLNTAVRPTTEPGVKALDHKTLRAIARQLGQNCEVIADFSPAHAGANFQAKAEDVLSMLKRRPCSLSDISSALGITPNEVLKYITHLQQQGAIASRQKNGVTFFFKAN from the coding sequence GTGGCTGAAGAAAAAAAGTATTTATATGGCCCGGTGCCCTCGCGAAGACTTGGACGTAGCCTCGGCGTTGATATCGTGCCGTTCAAGCTCTGTTCGCTCGATTGCGTTTACTGCCAGCTCGGCAAAACCACCGAAAAGACCCTCCATCGCAGCGATTTTCTTCCTGTCGAAGCGGTTTTGGCCGAGTTGAAAGACAAATTGGCCGCAGGACTGGAAGCCGATTTCATTACCATCGGCGGTTCCGGCGAGCCTACCCTCCACTCCCGCCTCGGCGAGCTTATAGACGGCATAAAGAAAATCACCGCCATCCCCGTAGCCATACTTACCAACGGCACCATGCTCTACAAACCGGATGTCCGCGCCGATTGCGCCAAGGCCGACGTCGTTTTGCCTTCTTTGGATGCCGGCGACGAGCAGACCTACCAGAGGATAAATCGCCCGCACTCCGGCTTAAGTATTGAAAGATTGATTAGTGGTTTGTGCGCATTGAGAGACGAGTTCCAAGGCCAAATATGGCTCGAAGTTTTTCTCATCGAGGGTTTCAATACTGATAACCAGCAGATTGCCAAAATCAAGTCTGCCATAGACCGCATTCATCCCGACAAGGTTCAGCTTAATACCGCCGTTCGCCCCACCACCGAGCCTGGCGTCAAAGCCCTCGACCACAAAACACTCCGCGCCATCGCTCGGCAGCTCGGCCAAAACTGCGAGGTCATAGCCGACTTCTCACCGGCACACGCAGGCGCAAACTTCCAAGCCAAGGCCGAAGACGTATTATCAATGCTGAAACGCAGGCCTTGCTCCCTGAGTGACATATCCTCTGCCCTCGGCATCACCCCAAACGAGGTCTTAAAGTATATCACCCATCTCCAGCAGCAGGGCGCCATCGCTTCCCGACAAAAAAACGGCGTAACCTTCTTTTTCAAAGCAAATTAG
- the xerC gene encoding tyrosine recombinase XerC, with amino-acid sequence MEDNVIVSEFLNYLKFEKRFSPHTAKCYGADLEQFSDFLAGRSGHTDEHAPAGAHQGGAATAVATRTNLKLDQLLLAVDVNSIRAYLAALNEKQYSKSTVARKLATLRSFYKFLVKRNQLSTNPVMAVRTPKQDKRLPHFLEYEDIKRLIETPSMDNWLGARDRAIMETLYSTGVRVSELVSLNMDDVDFLGEVIHIRGKGKKERIVPIGTSALQVIQHYMEFRNKRASSNANFDTKVLFVNKHGRRLSTRSVRRKMDKYLKMAGLDPTISPHTLRHSFATHMLNNGADLRSVQELLGHQSLSTTQIYTHLTTKKLKETYDKAHPRDQQTTPEQPVSKDHISSITEPSKMNKDNNEHEW; translated from the coding sequence ATGGAAGATAATGTAATTGTTTCGGAGTTTCTAAATTACTTGAAATTCGAAAAGCGGTTTTCCCCGCATACGGCCAAGTGCTACGGCGCGGACCTCGAGCAGTTTAGCGATTTTCTAGCTGGTCGCTCCGGTCACACGGATGAGCACGCCCCGGCCGGTGCCCATCAGGGCGGCGCAGCTACCGCTGTCGCTACGCGGACAAATCTCAAACTGGACCAGCTCCTTCTTGCCGTCGATGTCAATTCCATCAGGGCATATCTGGCCGCCCTCAACGAGAAGCAGTATTCAAAGTCAACCGTCGCTCGCAAGCTTGCCACGCTGCGCAGCTTCTACAAATTCCTCGTTAAAAGAAACCAGCTCTCCACCAATCCTGTTATGGCCGTCCGCACCCCCAAGCAGGACAAGCGCCTGCCCCACTTCCTCGAATACGAAGACATCAAGAGATTAATCGAGACCCCTTCTATGGATAACTGGCTCGGCGCAAGAGATAGGGCCATCATGGAGACCCTTTACAGCACAGGCGTCCGCGTCAGCGAGCTTGTCTCCCTGAATATGGACGACGTCGACTTCCTCGGCGAAGTCATACACATCCGCGGTAAAGGCAAAAAGGAAAGAATCGTCCCAATCGGCACCTCCGCTTTGCAGGTCATTCAGCACTATATGGAATTTCGCAACAAAAGGGCAAGCAGCAACGCCAATTTCGATACGAAGGTTCTGTTCGTTAATAAGCACGGCCGGCGACTAAGCACACGCAGCGTCCGCCGAAAAATGGATAAATACCTCAAAATGGCTGGCCTCGACCCTACTATCAGCCCGCATACCCTCCGGCACAGCTTCGCGACGCACATGTTAAATAACGGCGCCGATTTAAGAAGCGTTCAGGAGCTGCTCGGCCATCAGTCGCTTTCGACCACCCAGATTTACACCCATCTGACAACCAAAAAGCTCAAAGAGACCTACGACAAGGCCCACCCCCGCGACCAGCAGACCACTCCCGAGCAGCCGGTTTCGAAAGACCATATTTCGAGCATAACCGAGCCGAGCAAAATGAATAAGGATAATAACGAACACGAGTGGTAA
- a CDS encoding nucleoside-diphosphate sugar epimerase/dehydratase: MPDSNENSELKNKNTSELSMLPTVMRYRKFLIIFAHIVAFAISLMLAFLVANNMQLRREWLIYQYPPLLFFFIIIKLMVFGFFKQYRGWWRYVGISDLIGILRASLVSTLIIVALWTILLFAPTPIRQKLQNVTFVGQSVFMADLFTTFLLLAGLRLLIRLYHEEFRTVESGRLKRLLIVGAGNTGVTLLGDIHKKQVAEYEVIGFIDDDPHKQDTFILGMPVLGTVEELPKICKDHNIEEIAIAMPSASHRQRRRVVQVCEGIKIRFHTVPAYSDIVSGKLKVSQIRDVEINDLLGREAVELDLKSIETFLKNKVIFVSGAGGSIGSEMCRQVSNFGPKLLLLVEQAENPLFYIERELRFRFPDLQIKAIICDITDKIRVNEIFDKYKPEVVIHAAAHKHVPLMELNPGEAIKNNIVGTQTVANAADSHSSTNFVMISTDKAVNPTSIMGSSKRIAEMYVQDLAKTSKTQFVTVRFGNVLDSEGSVVPIFKKQIAEGGPVTVTHPDMKRYFMTIPEASQLVLQAATMGKGGEIFVLDMGEPVKIVDLAKELITLSGFSPEEDIEIKFTGVRPGEKLFEELTIVGEDMQPTSHPKIAIWKNIIKDREKLRAGINELVTIAKTGGYNDITKKIKELVPNYIGENNNSGKH, from the coding sequence ATGCCTGACTCGAACGAAAATTCAGAGCTGAAAAATAAAAACACATCAGAACTATCGATGCTCCCAACAGTTATGCGCTATCGCAAATTCCTGATTATATTCGCTCATATAGTTGCCTTCGCCATCTCTTTGATGCTTGCCTTTTTGGTGGCAAACAATATGCAATTAAGACGCGAATGGCTTATATACCAGTATCCTCCTTTGCTATTTTTCTTTATCATTATCAAGTTGATGGTATTCGGATTTTTCAAGCAATATCGCGGCTGGTGGCGATACGTCGGAATTTCAGACCTTATTGGGATTCTGCGGGCCTCACTGGTAAGCACTTTGATAATCGTGGCGCTCTGGACCATATTGCTTTTTGCCCCGACTCCGATCCGTCAAAAACTGCAGAACGTAACCTTCGTCGGGCAAAGTGTATTCATGGCCGACCTGTTCACTACGTTTTTGCTGCTGGCCGGCTTGCGATTGCTGATAAGACTATACCACGAGGAGTTTCGCACCGTCGAAAGCGGCCGGCTCAAACGCCTTCTTATCGTCGGCGCAGGAAACACCGGCGTAACATTATTAGGCGACATCCATAAAAAACAGGTCGCCGAATATGAGGTAATTGGCTTCATCGATGATGACCCTCACAAACAAGACACGTTTATCCTCGGCATGCCCGTACTCGGAACAGTGGAAGAGCTGCCTAAGATATGCAAAGACCATAACATCGAAGAAATTGCAATCGCTATGCCCTCGGCATCCCACCGTCAGCGAAGACGAGTCGTTCAGGTGTGCGAAGGTATTAAAATCCGTTTCCACACCGTGCCGGCTTACTCCGACATCGTCTCCGGCAAGCTCAAAGTCTCACAAATCAGAGACGTGGAAATAAACGATCTTCTGGGCAGAGAGGCTGTCGAGCTCGACCTTAAATCCATAGAAACCTTTCTGAAAAACAAGGTTATTTTCGTCAGCGGCGCGGGCGGCTCTATCGGCTCCGAAATGTGCAGGCAGGTCTCTAACTTCGGCCCGAAGCTGCTTCTGCTCGTCGAGCAGGCCGAAAACCCCCTCTTCTACATAGAACGCGAGCTGCGGTTCCGTTTCCCAGACCTCCAGATAAAAGCTATCATCTGCGACATCACCGACAAAATCCGCGTCAACGAGATTTTCGACAAATATAAACCCGAAGTCGTTATTCACGCCGCGGCCCATAAACACGTCCCGTTGATGGAGCTTAACCCCGGCGAAGCCATCAAGAACAACATCGTTGGCACACAGACCGTCGCTAACGCCGCGGACAGCCACAGCAGCACTAATTTCGTAATGATTAGCACCGACAAGGCCGTCAACCCGACCAGCATAATGGGCTCATCAAAGCGAATCGCTGAAATGTACGTCCAGGACTTGGCCAAAACAAGCAAAACGCAGTTCGTAACCGTCCGCTTCGGAAACGTCCTCGACTCCGAAGGCTCGGTTGTGCCAATCTTCAAAAAACAAATCGCAGAAGGCGGCCCCGTAACCGTTACGCATCCTGATATGAAACGCTACTTTATGACCATACCAGAAGCCAGCCAACTCGTCCTACAGGCCGCTACAATGGGTAAAGGCGGCGAAATCTTCGTCCTCGATATGGGCGAACCCGTAAAAATCGTCGATTTGGCGAAAGAGCTTATTACCCTTAGCGGATTTAGTCCGGAAGAGGATATAGAAATAAAATTTACCGGCGTCCGGCCGGGGGAAAAGCTTTTCGAGGAGCTTACGATTGTAGGCGAGGATATGCAGCCGACAAGCCATCCGAAAATCGCTATCTGGAAGAATATCATCAAAGACCGCGAAAAGCTTCGCGCCGGCATAAATGAGCTTGTAACTATCGCTAAGACAGGCGGTTACAACGACATAACTAAAAAAATAAAAGAACTCGTGCCGAACTATATTGGGGAAAATAACAATTCCGGGAAGCATTAG
- a CDS encoding DNA gyrase inhibitor YacG, with protein MKHRCPTCKKPVKVSLEKQSEEAAFFPFCSQRCKLIDLGAWLDDKYRIVTKSSDTPTDTSAGRR; from the coding sequence ATGAAACACAGATGTCCAACCTGCAAAAAACCGGTCAAAGTATCACTTGAAAAACAATCCGAAGAGGCAGCCTTCTTTCCTTTCTGCTCACAGCGCTGTAAGTTAATAGATTTGGGCGCCTGGCTGGATGACAAATACAGAATAGTAACAAAATCCTCCGATACGCCCACGGACACCTCCGCCGGCAGGCGGTAA
- a CDS encoding TraR/DksA C4-type zinc finger protein translates to MAQKHKKTFREKISPPQAKENALTAADTEHFKQMLMEKRSEILSSVNEMEDETLKKSRGDAAGDLSSMPIHMADIGSDNYEQEFTLGLMDSERKLLTEIDDALQRIELGVYGLCEGTGRQIQKARLEAEPWARYCVEYARKMEQGNAKKPE, encoded by the coding sequence GTGGCACAGAAACATAAAAAGACATTTAGAGAAAAAATAAGCCCGCCTCAGGCAAAGGAAAATGCTCTGACCGCCGCTGATACTGAGCATTTTAAACAAATGCTGATGGAAAAACGCAGCGAGATTCTATCAAGCGTAAATGAAATGGAAGATGAAACCCTCAAGAAATCCCGGGGGGATGCGGCCGGAGATTTATCGAGCATGCCAATCCACATGGCTGATATCGGCTCCGACAACTATGAGCAGGAATTCACCCTGGGCTTAATGGATAGCGAAAGAAAACTGCTGACAGAAATCGACGATGCGCTGCAGCGCATCGAACTGGGTGTTTACGGCCTCTGCGAAGGCACCGGCAGGCAAATACAAAAAGCCCGGCTTGAAGCCGAACCGTGGGCGAGATACTGCGTTGAATATGCCAGGAAGATGGAACAGGGCAATGCGAAAAAACCGGAATGA
- a CDS encoding ABC transporter ATP-binding protein: MSIEVENLCFTYKVQAEILKNISFRLAQGSFLSIAGPNGAGKTTLLNLLSGLLKPTAGTIKIDDSTLQSYSIRHLAKKIAVVRQEFVPVFEFSALQVVSMARTPYLGTFAFESKADRQAVTDALEMTDTARFADRTLNHLSGGERQRVFIARALAQQTPILLLDEPTSFLDMKHQVGIYDLLKKMQQEYGKTIVAVTHDINLTIQYADEALLLGADSSYLIGKTRDVFSQQQIERVFGVRTFAGKVGQENFFLPLGKFSKSRSSN; this comes from the coding sequence ATGAGTATCGAAGTTGAAAATCTCTGTTTCACTTATAAGGTGCAGGCTGAGATATTAAAAAATATCAGCTTCCGACTTGCCCAGGGCAGCTTTCTCTCGATAGCAGGTCCGAACGGCGCGGGCAAAACAACGCTGCTTAATCTGCTTTCAGGGTTGCTCAAACCGACGGCCGGGACAATAAAAATCGACGATTCCACGCTGCAATCATATTCAATCCGGCATTTAGCAAAAAAAATCGCGGTTGTCCGCCAGGAGTTTGTCCCCGTCTTTGAATTTTCGGCGCTGCAGGTTGTGTCGATGGCCAGAACGCCGTATTTAGGCACGTTTGCCTTCGAGAGTAAAGCTGACCGGCAGGCGGTAACCGACGCGCTCGAGATGACCGACACCGCACGGTTTGCTGACCGAACGCTTAATCACCTCAGCGGCGGCGAACGGCAGCGGGTTTTCATCGCTCGGGCGCTGGCGCAGCAGACGCCGATACTGCTCCTGGACGAGCCGACAAGCTTTCTCGATATGAAACATCAGGTCGGCATATACGATTTGCTCAAAAAAATGCAGCAGGAATACGGCAAAACAATCGTGGCAGTAACACACGATATCAACCTCACAATCCAGTATGCGGACGAAGCTCTGCTTCTCGGAGCAGACAGCAGCTACCTTATCGGCAAAACCAGGGATGTTTTTTCCCAGCAGCAAATTGAAAGAGTCTTCGGAGTCAGGACATTTGCCGGTAAGGTCGGGCAGGAAAACTTTTTCCTCCCTTTAGGCAAATTTTCAAAATCCCGCAGCAGCAACTGA
- a CDS encoding iron ABC transporter permease: MTQPLTPTRLIIRLILCMALLVIVAFVCSLIGTQKISLGSVLNGPGSAPGANTDYDIYVRVRIPRIILAALVGAALAASGVVLQAILRNPLAEPYILGISSGAALGVITAVLTGASITAGLKLGAFGAGASISVFAFLFALATCWLVWLIGHLAGGSGITSLLLAGVVVNAFFSAVIMLLTSLIDSYQLRTIIFWLMGNIGEKDFPTLLASAIFIVAGIFGLFTICQKLNVLTFGTQEAQSLGVNPRAVTFAAFAMASFITAVAVGLSGLVGFVGLIVPHSVRLVLGPDHRQLLPASAFVGAAFVVICDTIARVIIAPAQFPVGVITAVIGGPVFLLLLARYSKKVGYQR, from the coding sequence ATGACGCAGCCTCTTACGCCAACACGTTTGATAATCCGGCTAATCCTGTGTATGGCTTTGCTGGTAATAGTCGCGTTTGTCTGCTCGCTTATCGGAACGCAGAAAATCTCTCTCGGTTCCGTTCTCAATGGTCCGGGCAGCGCGCCGGGGGCGAACACCGATTATGATATTTACGTCAGGGTTCGAATCCCGCGAATAATTCTCGCTGCGCTTGTTGGGGCGGCCCTGGCGGCAAGCGGCGTCGTGCTTCAGGCGATTTTGCGAAACCCGCTTGCTGAGCCGTATATCCTCGGCATATCGAGCGGCGCCGCGCTTGGCGTAATAACCGCCGTCCTGACAGGTGCAAGTATAACCGCAGGTTTAAAATTGGGGGCTTTCGGGGCAGGCGCTTCTATCTCTGTCTTTGCGTTTTTGTTTGCGCTGGCCACCTGCTGGCTGGTTTGGCTCATAGGGCATTTAGCGGGCGGTTCGGGCATAACCAGCCTGCTTCTGGCAGGCGTAGTCGTAAACGCTTTCTTCTCGGCGGTGATAATGCTTCTGACCTCGCTGATTGACAGCTATCAGCTTCGCACTATCATTTTCTGGCTTATGGGCAATATCGGCGAAAAGGATTTCCCGACTTTGCTGGCCAGCGCAATTTTTATCGTGGCCGGTATCTTCGGATTATTCACGATTTGCCAGAAGCTGAACGTCCTGACGTTCGGCACGCAGGAGGCACAATCGCTCGGTGTAAATCCACGCGCGGTCACTTTCGCCGCCTTCGCGATGGCTTCATTTATCACTGCTGTTGCCGTCGGGTTAAGCGGCCTTGTTGGTTTTGTCGGCCTGATTGTTCCGCACTCCGTGCGCCTGGTTTTGGGGCCTGACCATCGCCAGCTGTTGCCCGCAAGCGCATTTGTCGGCGCGGCCTTTGTAGTCATCTGTGACACGATTGCCCGCGTGATAATCGCACCGGCCCAGTTTCCCGTAGGCGTCATAACTGCCGTAATCGGAGGCCCCGTATTCCTGCTGCTATTGGCGCGATACAGTAAAAAAGTAGGGTATCAAAGATGA